The following DNA comes from Alphaproteobacteria bacterium HT1-32.
GTCGGTCAAAACAGGATCGGCCCTGCCTTTCGCCTTGCGCTGAATGTCAGCGGACATAATGGCAACAGAATCGGTCTCGCCAATGGCCGTCTGCCACCGGGTTTCACAGGCCGGAATGAAACCGGACGACAGGGCAGTCGAGCCACCGGGAGAGCTGTCCCGGTCAAGCACCAGAACCTCTGCACCCCGGTCGCGAGCTGCCAGTGCGGCAATCGAGCCACAGGCACCCGCCCCGATGACGATGACCGGAACCGTTATGTCAAAAGCAGGGATTTCATGAATGATTTCAGACATACCGCTGAGACTATCAGACTGTAGCACCACCCGCGCGCACGAATTTCGACTGTTCTTCACTCAGCCGGCAATCCTTGAAGCTGGCCCGTGTTACCGTTGCCTGCCGCAGAATGACATCATCCATATGTGCGGATTCAAAATCGGCACCGGTAAGATCGGCACCGGTGAAATCTGCCCGCCGGAGATTTGCCGGCCAGAGCTCCTGGATGGCATCTGCCGCCGACCCCAGCTCAGCCGGTTTCAGGCAGGTATCATGCAGTTTCGCCCGCGCCAGACGGGCACCGGTCAGGTTCGCACCATTCATGATCGACTTGCTGAAGTCCGCCCCCGACAAATCGGCTTCTGTGAAATCGCAGAACATCAGGATGGTGCCGGACAGATTGGCAAATTTCAGCTTGGCACCGCGAAATTTCGCACCGCTGAGATTAGCGCCTTCCAGAGATATTTCCTTCAGGTCACGACCGGAAAAGTCGGCGCATTTTCCTTTACGCCCATCTGAATTGATCCAGTACATGTGATCGCTGAGCAGTTTCTGCACATCTTCAGCCAGTTCCTCTGACATCGCCGGCATCTCGACATTTGTCAGGTCTGCATTATGCAGGTTCGTACCGACCATCAGCGCACCCTTCAGGTTTGCGCCCGTCAGTTCTGCCCCTTCGAAATTCGCACCGGAAAGATCGGCGCTGCTGATATCCGCATCCTTCAGTCTGGCCGATGTCAGATTCGCATTGGCCAGTTTCGCCTCATGCAGATTGGCCTTGTACATATCCGCGCTCGACATATTCGCCGCGTTCAGGGTCGCACTGGCCATATTCGTGCGACCGATCTCTGCAGCGACCATCTGTGCCCGCATGCGCTCCTCATCGGTCATCTGCTTTTTG
Coding sequences within:
- a CDS encoding pentapeptide repeat-containing protein, coding for MRGAIVRSPGELTGEDTLPGSAMSTIQPDEIAVILKRHQAFLLGKPGGQRANLTLRDLSGVRFGRVNLASANLSGAKLDGCNFVGANLSGCDLFGADLSKADLRNANLSKSDLRGALLYRADLTGANLASADMRPGALMDAKSKLTKKQMTDEERMRAQMVAAEIGRTNMASATLNAANMSSADMYKANLHEAKLANANLTSARLKDADISSADLSGANFEGAELTGANLKGALMVGTNLHNADLTNVEMPAMSEELAEDVQKLLSDHMYWINSDGRKGKCADFSGRDLKEISLEGANLSGAKFRGAKLKFANLSGTILMFCDFTEADLSGADFSKSIMNGANLTGARLARAKLHDTCLKPAELGSAADAIQELWPANLRRADFTGADLTGADFESAHMDDVILRQATVTRASFKDCRLSEEQSKFVRAGGATV